Proteins from one Bradyrhizobium amphicarpaeae genomic window:
- a CDS encoding ABC transporter permease, whose translation MLSFLFRRLLQTIPTVLAVVALVFVLFSVVPGSIVSSMSDDSDPQVELRMKKQLGLDQPVYVRFGVYIARLATGDFGTSFRTREPVTTMIAKRAWPTLQLIFAAMAFSVAIGVPLGFIAALKPGGIVDTLAMVVAVSGLSIAKFWLGLVLMYLFALKLGWLPSFGYGDGGGKYLILPAVTLGVSPMALFARTTRAAVLEIMTADFVRTARSKGMSETRVVKWHVMRNALVIILTTVGLQFGALMGQAVVVEKLFSWPGIGSLLVDSVLQRDIPAVQGSILVVVLAFLAINLLIDLLYGVIDPRIRYA comes from the coding sequence ATGCTCTCCTTCCTGTTCCGCCGCCTGCTGCAGACCATTCCGACCGTGCTTGCCGTCGTGGCTCTGGTCTTCGTGTTGTTCAGCGTCGTTCCCGGCAGCATCGTCTCCTCGATGAGCGACGACAGCGATCCACAGGTCGAGCTGCGCATGAAGAAGCAGCTCGGCCTCGACCAACCCGTCTATGTGCGCTTCGGCGTCTACATTGCCAGGCTCGCGACCGGTGATTTCGGCACCTCGTTCCGGACCCGCGAGCCCGTCACGACCATGATCGCCAAGCGGGCCTGGCCGACGCTGCAACTGATCTTCGCGGCGATGGCGTTCTCGGTCGCGATCGGTGTCCCGCTTGGTTTCATCGCGGCGCTGAAGCCCGGTGGCATCGTCGATACGCTTGCGATGGTCGTCGCGGTGTCGGGCTTGTCCATCGCCAAATTCTGGCTCGGACTTGTGCTGATGTACCTGTTCGCGTTGAAGCTCGGCTGGCTGCCGAGTTTCGGCTATGGCGACGGCGGGGGAAAATACCTGATCCTGCCGGCGGTGACCCTCGGGGTGTCGCCGATGGCGCTGTTTGCCCGGACGACGCGCGCCGCGGTGCTCGAGATCATGACGGCCGATTTCGTCCGCACTGCGCGCTCCAAGGGCATGAGCGAGACGCGGGTGGTGAAGTGGCACGTGATGCGCAACGCGCTCGTCATCATTCTCACCACCGTCGGCCTGCAATTCGGCGCGCTGATGGGGCAGGCGGTCGTGGTCGAGAAGCTGTTCTCGTGGCCGGGTATCGGCTCGCTGCTGGTCGACAGCGTCCTGCAGCGCGACATCCCGGCGGTCCAGGGCTCCATTCTCGTGGTGGTTCTGGCGTTTCTCGCGATCAATCTGCTGATCGATTTGCTCTACGGCGTGATCGATCCCAGGATCAGATACGCATGA
- a CDS encoding ABC transporter substrate-binding protein → MMFRMMAVVVAGVGLVLAGSVEAQAPRKGGTIRMTAPYGSSFTSLDIHTTQRAQDEIYAKALHRSLYIWNSAEGKPVLELAKEDVVSGGGLVHTFKLRDDAYFHNGRKMTADDLIWSYNRIMDGTKAYPGARFVRVIEGAAAVEKGQAKEISGLKKIDDFTVEMKLTEKVDPGFYFFTALTSIYPADEGAKESFIQKPIGLGPFKFVEHVPGSRIVLERWDRFYKPGKPYADKVTVSIMAEAAARDVAFRNKEIDTSVLGPAQYVAYQSDASLKGTIVEVAEVFTRYMGMNPSFKPFADKRVRQAINYAIDTDLIINKLVKGKAYRATSWLPLTSPAYDKAMKPYAYDPAKAKQLLNEAGYPNGFEFEWTTSQNESWGLPIVSAVIPMLDKVGIKVKVKQVETAVLAEVVRSGDYQAFIYSQASGPDPLAALKCFHSSTPQPACNYMTYKNAEFDKIIDEAGQADDAAKRTQLLQKANALLYEEAPVWFFNYNKAVMAVQPWLHGVQLNATELTHQNVEDLWVDETSPAK, encoded by the coding sequence ATGATGTTCAGGATGATGGCGGTCGTCGTCGCGGGCGTGGGACTGGTGCTCGCCGGGTCAGTGGAGGCCCAGGCGCCGCGCAAGGGCGGAACCATCCGCATGACCGCGCCCTATGGCTCCAGCTTCACCAGCCTCGACATTCACACGACGCAGCGCGCCCAGGACGAGATCTACGCCAAGGCGCTGCATCGCTCGCTCTACATCTGGAATTCCGCGGAAGGAAAGCCGGTGCTGGAGCTCGCCAAGGAGGACGTCGTCTCGGGCGGCGGCCTCGTTCACACCTTCAAGCTGCGCGACGATGCCTATTTCCACAATGGCCGCAAGATGACGGCCGACGACCTCATCTGGTCCTATAACCGCATCATGGACGGCACCAAGGCCTATCCCGGCGCCCGCTTTGTCCGCGTCATCGAGGGCGCCGCCGCGGTCGAAAAGGGCCAGGCCAAGGAGATCTCCGGCCTGAAGAAGATCGACGACTTCACGGTCGAGATGAAGCTGACCGAGAAGGTCGATCCCGGCTTCTACTTCTTCACCGCGTTGACCTCGATCTATCCCGCCGACGAGGGTGCCAAGGAGAGCTTCATCCAGAAGCCGATCGGTCTCGGGCCCTTCAAATTCGTCGAGCACGTGCCGGGATCGCGCATCGTGCTGGAGCGTTGGGACCGGTTCTACAAGCCCGGCAAACCCTATGCCGACAAGGTCACCGTGTCGATCATGGCCGAGGCCGCGGCGCGCGATGTCGCCTTCCGCAACAAGGAGATCGACACCTCGGTGCTCGGGCCCGCGCAATATGTGGCCTATCAGTCCGATGCCAGTCTGAAGGGGACCATCGTCGAGGTCGCCGAGGTCTTCACGCGCTACATGGGGATGAATCCCTCGTTCAAGCCGTTCGCCGACAAGCGCGTCAGGCAGGCGATCAACTACGCGATCGACACCGATTTGATCATCAACAAGCTGGTCAAGGGCAAGGCCTATCGTGCCACCAGCTGGCTGCCGCTGACCTCGCCGGCCTACGACAAGGCGATGAAACCGTATGCCTACGATCCCGCCAAGGCCAAGCAGCTGCTTAACGAGGCCGGCTATCCCAACGGCTTCGAGTTCGAATGGACCACCAGCCAGAACGAGAGCTGGGGCTTGCCGATCGTCTCCGCCGTGATCCCGATGCTGGACAAGGTCGGCATCAAGGTCAAGGTCAAGCAGGTCGAGACCGCGGTGCTGGCGGAAGTGGTTCGCAGCGGCGACTACCAGGCCTTCATCTATTCCCAGGCGAGCGGTCCGGATCCGCTGGCTGCCCTCAAATGCTTCCATTCGTCGACGCCGCAACCGGCCTGCAACTACATGACCTACAAGAACGCCGAGTTCGACAAGATCATCGACGAGGCCGGGCAGGCCGACGACGCTGCAAAGCGCACCCAGCTTCTGCAAAAGGCCAATGCGCTGCTTTATGAGGAGGCGCCGGTCTGGTTCTTCAACTACAACAAGGCGGTCATGGCGGTGCAGCCCTGGCTTCACGGCGTCCAGCTCAACGCCACGGAGCTGACCCATCAGAACGTCGAGGACCTCTGGGTCGACGAGACCTCGCCCGCGAAGTGA
- the mtnK gene encoding S-methyl-5-thioribose kinase, translating into MAQGQEEYRILHEAALRDYLAGLRDLKALLGGDPAGWAITEVGDGNLNLVFIVKGASGGVAVKQALPYVRLVGESWPLPLSRAHYEYLALSRQAHLAPGLVPALLHHNDDLALTVMELLEPHIIMRKGLVAGTQYPGFVDDITTFMARTLFFTSDLALSAAEKKEGIAAFAGNHALCKITEDLIFTDPYRIAEQNRWTAPYLDALAAGLRDDMELHVAVSRLKLKFMASPEALLHGDLHTGSIMVTDSQTRVIDPEFAFYGPMGFDIGAVIANLLMAYFASAGHERAPGERQAFEVWLLATIENVWNEFARKFLDLWRTGASGDAYPVSLFAGEKGAARLEIERQAYMQRLFTDTVGFAAAKTIRRIFGLAHNIDFELIEDPNKRAVSEARAVRLARAMMVEAAAFRTIAEVAGAARKLRDWQPELSG; encoded by the coding sequence ATGGCGCAAGGGCAGGAGGAGTACCGGATTCTGCATGAGGCGGCCTTGCGGGATTATCTCGCAGGCCTGCGGGACCTCAAGGCGCTCCTCGGCGGCGATCCCGCCGGCTGGGCAATCACCGAGGTCGGCGACGGCAATCTCAACCTCGTCTTCATCGTCAAGGGCGCGAGTGGCGGCGTCGCCGTGAAGCAGGCGCTGCCTTACGTGCGCCTCGTCGGCGAGAGCTGGCCGCTGCCGCTGTCGCGCGCCCATTACGAGTATCTCGCTCTGTCCCGGCAGGCCCACCTCGCGCCCGGCCTCGTGCCGGCCTTGCTGCATCACAACGACGATCTGGCGCTGACGGTGATGGAGCTGCTCGAACCCCACATCATCATGCGCAAGGGGCTGGTTGCGGGAACGCAATATCCCGGCTTCGTGGACGACATCACTACCTTCATGGCGCGAACGCTGTTCTTCACCTCCGACCTCGCGCTGTCCGCGGCCGAGAAGAAAGAGGGCATCGCCGCCTTCGCCGGCAACCACGCGCTCTGCAAGATCACCGAGGATCTGATCTTCACCGATCCCTACCGCATCGCCGAGCAGAACCGCTGGACGGCGCCTTATCTCGATGCGCTCGCCGCCGGCCTGCGCGACGACATGGAGCTGCACGTCGCCGTCTCGCGGCTCAAGCTGAAGTTCATGGCCAGTCCCGAGGCGTTGCTCCACGGCGATCTCCACACCGGATCGATCATGGTGACCGACAGCCAGACGCGGGTGATCGACCCCGAATTCGCGTTCTACGGCCCGATGGGATTCGACATCGGCGCCGTGATCGCCAATTTGCTGATGGCCTATTTTGCCTCCGCCGGCCATGAGCGCGCGCCGGGCGAGCGACAGGCCTTCGAGGTCTGGCTGCTGGCGACGATCGAGAACGTCTGGAACGAGTTCGCCCGCAAATTCCTCGATCTCTGGCGTACCGGCGCGTCGGGCGATGCCTACCCGGTGTCCCTCTTCGCAGGCGAGAAGGGTGCTGCGCGGCTGGAAATCGAGCGGCAGGCCTACATGCAGCGGCTGTTCACTGACACCGTCGGTTTCGCCGCGGCGAAGACCATCCGCCGCATCTTCGGTCTCGCGCATAATATCGACTTCGAGCTGATCGAGGACCCCAACAAGCGGGCCGTCAGCGAGGCGCGCGCTGTCAGGCTCGCGCGAGCGATGATGGTGGAGGCGGCGGCGTTCCGGACGATCGCCGAGGTCGCCGGCGCCGCGCGAAAGCTGCGGGATTGGCAGCCGGAATTGTCTGGCTGA
- a CDS encoding DUF1467 family protein, whose product MAIQISTAIAIYFVIWWVALFLTLPFGVRSQHEDGGGAPGTDPGAPILTRMRSKLIWTTIISAIIYGLCMVAYHAGYLSIERLSKLMGMPF is encoded by the coding sequence ATGGCCATCCAGATCTCAACCGCGATCGCAATCTACTTCGTCATCTGGTGGGTCGCGTTGTTCCTGACGCTGCCGTTCGGCGTGCGCAGCCAGCACGAGGATGGCGGCGGCGCGCCCGGCACCGACCCCGGCGCGCCGATCCTGACGCGAATGAGGAGCAAGCTGATCTGGACCACGATCATCTCGGCGATCATCTACGGCCTCTGCATGGTTGCCTATCATGCCGGCTATCTCTCGATCGAGCGCCTGTCGAAATTGATGGGAATGCCGTTCTAG
- the mce gene encoding methylmalonyl-CoA epimerase — MLGRLNHVAIATKDAVKAAKIYGTAFGAQISEAVPLPEHGVITVFATLPNTKIEFIEPLGEASPIAKFVERNPDGGIHHICYEVVDIIASRDTLVKEGARVLGDGVPKIGAHGKPVLFLHPKDFSGALVEIEQA, encoded by the coding sequence ATGCTGGGCCGGCTCAACCATGTCGCGATCGCGACCAAGGATGCCGTCAAGGCTGCGAAGATCTACGGCACGGCGTTCGGCGCCCAGATCTCGGAAGCCGTGCCGCTGCCCGAGCACGGCGTCATCACCGTGTTCGCCACGCTCCCCAACACCAAGATCGAATTCATCGAGCCGCTCGGCGAGGCCTCGCCGATCGCAAAATTCGTCGAGCGCAACCCCGATGGCGGCATCCACCACATCTGCTACGAGGTCGTCGACATCATCGCCTCGCGCGACACGCTGGTGAAGGAGGGCGCGCGGGTGCTCGGCGACGGCGTGCCCAAGATCGGCGCCCACGGCAAGCCGGTGCTGTTCCTGCATCCGAAGGATTTTTCCGGTGCGCTGGTCGAGATCGAGCAGGCATAA
- a CDS encoding ribonuclease J translates to MAKPEELVFAPLGGVGEIGMNLSIYGLGSRQQRAWMAVDLGVSFGDEEHLPGIDLIMPDISFLEKERKNLMGLVLTHAHEDHFGAIIDLWPKLKCPIYATQFSAALFEAKCAAERNAPKIPVTVVPSGGRVDVGPFSVEFIPVAHSIPEAHALAIHTSAGTVLHTGDWKIDPTPTLGAPTDEKRLRELGEEGVIALIGDSTNAVRDGRSPSEAEVARTIVDLVKAAKGRVAVTTFASNVARIKAVAAAAKAADREVVVVGRAMERMVQVARECGYLDGVQNFRSPEVYGHLPQDKVLALCTGSQGEARAALARIANDDHPEITLNRGDSVIFSSRTIPGNEKAVGSIINNLVMQGVEIITDRDALVHVSGHPRRDELRDMIAWVKPQLLIPVHGEALHLHEHAKLARAAGVPRVLVIRNGDLVKLGPGDPGIIGEVPSGRLYKDGTILEDSKSRAVVERRRMAFSGCAFVAIAMTEQGELADDPEVDLVGIPEKTREGEPFDDLVFDAVVSTVEGLPKARRRDADALGESVRRAVRAVINEHWGKKPPCLVHVLTV, encoded by the coding sequence ATGGCGAAGCCTGAGGAACTGGTATTTGCCCCGCTCGGCGGCGTCGGCGAGATCGGCATGAACCTGTCGATCTACGGCCTCGGCAGCCGCCAGCAGCGCGCCTGGATGGCGGTCGATCTCGGCGTCTCCTTCGGCGATGAGGAACATCTGCCGGGCATCGATCTGATCATGCCCGACATCAGCTTCCTGGAGAAGGAACGCAAGAACCTGATGGGCCTCGTGCTGACGCACGCCCATGAGGATCATTTCGGCGCCATCATCGACCTCTGGCCGAAGCTGAAATGCCCGATCTACGCGACGCAGTTCAGCGCGGCCCTGTTCGAGGCAAAATGCGCCGCCGAGCGCAACGCACCGAAGATCCCGGTGACGGTGGTGCCGTCGGGTGGCCGCGTCGACGTCGGTCCGTTCAGCGTCGAGTTCATCCCCGTCGCGCATTCGATTCCCGAAGCGCACGCGCTGGCGATCCACACCTCCGCAGGCACGGTGCTGCACACCGGCGACTGGAAGATCGATCCGACGCCGACGCTGGGAGCTCCGACCGACGAGAAGCGGCTGCGCGAACTCGGCGAGGAGGGCGTGATCGCCCTGATCGGCGATTCCACCAACGCAGTGCGCGACGGCCGTTCGCCCTCGGAGGCCGAGGTCGCCCGCACCATCGTCGACCTCGTGAAGGCCGCCAAGGGCCGCGTCGCGGTGACGACCTTCGCCTCCAACGTCGCCCGCATCAAGGCTGTGGCCGCCGCCGCCAAGGCCGCCGACCGCGAGGTCGTCGTGGTCGGTCGCGCCATGGAGCGGATGGTGCAGGTCGCGCGCGAATGCGGCTATCTCGACGGCGTGCAGAATTTCCGCTCGCCGGAGGTCTACGGCCACCTGCCGCAGGACAAGGTGCTGGCGCTGTGCACCGGCAGCCAGGGAGAGGCGCGCGCCGCGCTGGCCCGCATCGCCAATGACGACCATCCCGAGATCACGCTCAATCGCGGCGACAGCGTGATCTTCTCCTCGCGCACCATCCCGGGCAACGAGAAGGCGGTCGGCTCGATCATCAACAATCTGGTGATGCAGGGCGTCGAGATCATCACCGACCGCGACGCGCTGGTCCACGTCTCCGGCCATCCCCGCCGCGACGAATTGCGCGACATGATCGCCTGGGTGAAGCCGCAGCTCCTGATCCCCGTTCACGGCGAAGCCCTGCACCTGCACGAGCACGCCAAGCTCGCGCGCGCCGCCGGCGTGCCGCGCGTTCTGGTCATTCGCAACGGCGACCTCGTCAAGCTCGGCCCCGGCGATCCCGGCATCATCGGCGAAGTGCCCTCCGGCCGGCTCTACAAGGACGGCACGATTTTGGAGGATTCCAAATCCCGCGCCGTGGTCGAGCGCCGGCGTATGGCGTTCTCCGGATGCGCGTTCGTCGCCATCGCCATGACCGAGCAGGGCGAGCTGGCCGACGATCCCGAAGTCGATCTCGTCGGCATTCCCGAGAAGACCAGGGAAGGCGAGCCCTTTGACGACCTCGTCTTCGACGCCGTGGTCTCCACCGTCGAGGGCCTGCCGAAGGCGCGCCGCCGCGATGCCGATGCCTTGGGCGAGTCGGTGCGACGCGCTGTCCGGGCCGTGATCAACGAACATTGGGGCAAAAAGCCTCCCTGTCTGGTACACGTACTGACAGTGTAA